The genomic region GGACGAAGAGGCCGAAGAGATCTGGGAGATGGCGCTCAAGCTAGAGGGCACCACCCGGGGCACCGGCAAGCACGCCGGGGGCGTGGTGATTGCCCCCACCAAGCTGACCGACTTCTCACCGTTGCTCTGCGATGAAGATGGTTCCGGCTTAGTGGTTCAGTTTGATAAAAACGACATTGAAGAAGCCGGGCTGGTGAAGTTTGACTTCCTCGGTCTGCGTACGCTGACGATTATCGACTGGGCGCTTAAGATGGTCGATAAAGTGCGGGGTGTTAACGGCCAAGAGCCGCTAAACATCGACGCTATTCCGTTAGACGACGGCAAAACCTTCGAGATGCTCAAGCGGGCTGAAACGACCGCCGTCTTCCAGCTGGAATCCCGCGGTATGAAAGAGCTGATCAAGCGTCTGCTGCCGGATTCGCTAGACGATATGATCGCTTTGGTGGCCCTGTTCCGCCCCGGGCCGCTGCAGTCGGGCATGGTCGATGATTTTATTAACCGTAAGCACGGCCGCGCGGAAGTCTCTTATCCACACCCGGATTATCAGCACGAGCTGTTGAAGCCGGTGCTCAGCCCCACCTACGGCATCATCTTGTACCAAGAGCAGGTTATGCAGATTGCTCAGGTGATGGCGGGATACTCGCTGGGGCAGGCGGATATGCTGCGCCGTGCTATGGGTAAGAAAAAGCCTGAAGAGATGGCCAAGCAGCGCGCAGGCTTTATGGAAGGGTGTGCGGCTAACGGCATCGATAAGGATTTAGCGGGCAATATCTTCGATCTGGTAGAAAAGTTTGCGGGCTATGGTTTTAACAAATCCCACTCCGCTGCTTACGCCCTGGTGTCCTATCAAACCGCTTGGCTGAAGGCTCACTACCCAGGGCCGTTTATGGCTGCGGTTATGTCCACGGAAATGGATAACCTGGATAAAGTGGTGCCATTAATTGAAGAGTGCCGCAACCTCAAGCTCACCGTTACCCCGCCGGATGTTAACGTCGGTGGCTACCGGTTCACCGTCGATACCGAGGGCCGTGTGGTGTACGGGCTGGGCGCGATACGTGGTGTCGGTGAAGGGCCGATTGGCGCCATTGTTGAAGCCCGCAATGCGGATGGCCCCTTCAAGGATTTGTTTGATTTCTGTCGCCGCCTAGACCCTAAACGGATGAACAAGCGCACCTTGGAAGCGCTGATTCGATCAGGGGCGCTAGATACGTTAGGGCCTAACAGGGCAGTGCTTGCCGCCGCCATGGAAGACGCCCTAAAAGCTGCGGCCCAAAACCATGCTAACCAGAACCTGGGCATGATGGATATGTTCGGCGAGGCGTTCACAGAGGCTGAGGAGCCGGTAGATCCTTATGCTGAGTATCGCCACGTGCGCGAGTGGACTGACCGCGAGCGGCTCTCAGGGGAAAAAGATACCCTGGGCCTCTACCTGACCGGCCATCCGATTGATGAATATGAGCGGGAGCTAAAGCGTTTTGTCTCTACTCGGATTAGCGACCTAAAACCTTCCCGCGAGCCGCAGCGGGTAGCGGGATTGGTCGTGGCAATGCGCACAATGAAGTCCAAACGCGGCGATACCATGGCGTTTATTACCTTGGATGACCGTACCGGTCGCATCGAAGCGTCGCTGTTTGGTGAGCTGTTCGAACAGTTGCGTGGTCAAATTGAGTCTGATCAGGTGGTGATTGTTGAAGGGGAAGTCTCCAATGATGACTTCTCTGGTGGATTACGCCTGCGCGGCAAAGACGTAACGCCCATGGTGACGGCACGTATACGCTATGGGCAAGCAGTAGAGTTGGCAGTAGATGCCGGTCAGATCAACGGTCGGCTGGTGGAAAGCCTGCGAGAAAGCCTGACTCCCTACCGAGATGAAACAGGCTTACCGGTGCGTTTGCAGTACCGCCATCCAGAGGCGGTGGCGTGGCTGGAGCTGGCCGATGAGTGGAAGGTGTCCCCCAGCGATGACTTGCTGCTAGCGCTGCGCGATGTTCAAGGGCAGGCAGGCGTGCAACTGCGCTATCGCTAGCGCTTGTGGATAGATAGTGCCCGGTTAAATGGCGGTAGGGCGGGTACCCAACTTGCGTGCCAGGGACAGGGTGCGATAATGCTCTTTATTTTCTTATTACATATGCATGCTACTTTGATCAGGCAGAGCCGATGAATCCTAACTACCTCGATTTTGAACAGCCCATTGCGGAACTCCAGGCAAAAATTGAAGAGCTGCGTTTGGTCAGCTCCGATAGCCAGGTGAATCTTTCCGATGAGATCGCTCGGCTGGAAGAGAAAAGCCGCAAGTTAACCGAATCGATCTTCAAGGATTTAACGCCCTGGCAGGTGTCCCAGATTTCCCGCCACCCCCAGCGCCCTTACACGCTGGATTATCTTGAGCATATTTTTACCGATTTTGACGAGCTGCACGGCGATCGTAATTTTGCCGATGACGCGGCACTGGTAGGTGGTATCGCACGCTTAAACGATGCGCCGGTTATGGTTATCGGCCATCAAAAAGGCCGTGATGTTAAAGAGAAAGTGCGCCGCAACTTTGGCATGCCGCGCCCAGAAGGTTATCGTAAAGCCTGCCGTTTAATGGAGATGGCCGAGCGCTTTAAGATGCCGATTCTGACGTTTATCGATACGCCTGGCGCTTACCCGGGTATCGATGCTGAGGAGCGCGGTCAGTCAGAAGCCATTGCGTATAACCTAGCTGTGATGTCGCGACTGAAAACACCGATTATCTCCACTGTCGTTGGTGAGGGTGGCTCTGGAGGCGCGCTTGCAATCGGTGTATGTGATGAGCTGCATATGCTGCAGTACTCTACCTACTCGGTAATCTCACCCGAAGGCTGCGCGTCTATCCTTTGGAAGAGTGCGGAAAAAGCCTCCGAAGCAGCACAGGCCATGGGCATAACCGCCGAGCGATTAAAAGAGCTGGGCTTTGTCGATGCGCTGATCAAAGAGCCATTAGGGGGCGCTCACCGCCACCCGCTCACAACGGCTGAGCGGGTTAAAGACGCTTTGTCAGCCAGTCTTGAGCGTTTACAAAGCTTTGATACCGATGCGCTGCTTGAGCGCCGCTACCAGCGTTTGATGAGTTATGGCGCCCCCGCTGCCTAAGCCACTGCTACGCTTGCTAAATGACGCCCTGGCGGAGACCCCGCCGGGGCGTACTGTTTGGGTAGCGCTTTCTGGCGGGCTGGATTCGTCGCTGCTGCTCACGTTAGCGGCCCACGTTTGCCAAGCTGCAGGGCGCCCGCTGCGTGCGATTCACATCAATCATGGGCTACAAGCAGCCGCTAGCGCCTTCGAAACACGCTGCCGGTTACTGTGTGATAACCTCAGTGTCCCGCTGACCGTCGCTCATGTGGTGGTGGATAGCCAAGGCAAGGGCGTTGAGGGTGCCGCGCGGCAGGCGCGTTACGGCGCCTTCAAACAGTCGATTCCCCACGGTGATACGCTTTGGTTAGCCCAGCATCAGGATGATCAGGCGGAGACTCTGCTGCTAGCGGCGCTGCGGGGCAGTGGTATCCGCGGTTTAGCGGGCATGCCTTATCGGCGATATTGGCAAGGATTAACCCTGCTGCGCCCCTGGTTAAGTATTAGTAGGCGCACGTTAGCGGAGACTGCTAAGGAGCTAGCGCTTGAGTGGTGTGAAGACCCCACCAACCTAGATGCCTCGTTAGACCGCAATCGTCTGCGCCACTACGTGATGCCGCAGCTCCAAGCGCGCTGGCCAAGCACTGCAAGCTCGCTGGCAAAAAGTGCTCAGCACGCCGGAGAAGCGGACCAGCTTCTGGAGGAATATGCGGCGGGCGAGTTGGCAAGTCTCTCTGTGGGAGACAGCTGCCTCAATGCTGCTGCGCTTAACCAGCGCAGTCCGCCCCGCCAGCGCTTGCTGGTGCGTACTTTCTGCCAACAGTTAGGTTTACCCACCCCGCCGCAAAAACGTTTGGAGAGCTTGCTGGCGCAGCTGGCGGTTTCCTCCGATGCCCAGGTGAAGGTGGTTTGGGAAGGTGTTGAGGCGCGGGTATGGCGTCAGCGGCTCTATCTTATGACCATCTTGCCACCGCTGCCTGACTGGGAAACGGTTTGGGATGGTCAGCCAGGACTTTCCACCCCCCTAGGCAAGCTGATGGTTTCAATACCGACGTCTCGCCCGTTGATGCTGCGTTGGCGCCAAGGCGGTGAGGTTATTGATCTTCCTGGCCGTGGCCGTCGGGATTTAAAACGGCTGCTACAAGAGAGCGAGCTGCCGCCCTGGGAGCGTCAGCGTCTAATCGTGGTGTTAGAGGGCGAGGCGTGCGTTGGCGTTATTCAGCCGCCTGACCAGGTTTTGTGGCAAGCGGCCGGGAGTCGCTTTGTGGCTACTCCAGTACGGTAAACGTAAACCCGGCGCCTGCCATATACGCCTGTTCCTGCTCCATATCAGTACTGAGCAGGGTGGGTTCATCGCTTGCAGGCAGCGTCAGAGTGAGCGCTGAGCCTTCTGCGCTAATGTCTGGTAGCGGCGGCGCGCTTTCTGGACGTGAGTGGTTAATCAGTACCGCCAAGCGCAGCAAGCGAGCAAGCTTGGCATAGCTTGCCTGTTGCGAGTCAGGGAGTGCTTGCCACTCTTTGAGTGGGAATTTGCGTCGGTGGGCGCGTACTAAAAACGCCAGTAATCGCTGTTCTGGGCGCGAAAAACCGGCGAGGTCAGAGTGTTCTAGTAGGTAAGCACCGTGGCGATGGAACTGACTGTGGGAAATAGCCAGGCCAATTTCATGCACATGGCTTGCCCACGCAAGATAATGTCCTTGAGGCTTTGTTAGCCCCCATGCTTGTTTTACGTTGGCAAAGAGTCGCATAGCGGTATCGGCGACGTTGTCGGCTTGCCGCGTATCTACATCGTAAACCCGTTTGAGCATTTCCAGCGTTTTAGAACGGGTGTCCTCAGCGCTGTTGCGTCCTGCCATATCGTATAACACGCCTTCACGGAGCGCGCCGTCGGCAAAGCGCATCTGGGTGAGGTCGAAAGCTTCAAATACAGCGCTTAAAATGGCCACGCCTGCCGGAAAGACTTTTGAACGATCAGGCTTTAAGCCATCCAGCTCAATTTTCTCCAGCTGCTTATATTTGAGCAGCCGCTCGCGGAGTTTCTTCAGCCCGCTACGGGTAATAACGCCTTCCTGCGTACTGTCGCCGTAAGCGAAGATAACGCTTGCCGCCGCTTTAATAGTGCCGCTGGACCCCACCGGGTCATCCCAGCCCAGGCGCTGGTAGGGGCGCTGTATATTGGCTAATTCCGACAGCGCCGCTAGCTCTGCGCGGCGCATGCGCTTTTCGCTTAGCTCACCGTCAGGGAAAAAGCGGCGGGTAAAGGTGACACAGCCCATGCGCAGGCTTTCCAGTGCTTTAGGCTCAAAGGACTCACCAATGATGAATTCGGTAGAGCCGCCGCCAATATCCACAATGAGTCTGCGGCCATTTTCCGCTAATGCGTGGGCGGCGCCTAAGTAAATCAAGCGAGCTTCTTCACGCCCGGCAATAATTTCGATGGCGTGGCCTAGCTGTGCCTCGGCGCGCTCGATAAAGGTTTGACTATTATAGGCATCGCGCAGCGCATTGGTGCCCACAATGCGCAAGTTGGCGCTCTCAATGTCTTTTAAAAAGGGCGCAAAGCGGCCTAAGCAGTCTAGCGCCCGCTGGATAGCGGCTTCGCTGAGATAACCTTGGTCATCTAGTCCGGCGGCTAACTGTACTTTTTCTCCTAGCCGGGCGACCACCTGCAAGCGTTCATTTTGGTAGTTCGCCACCAGCAGATGGAAGCTGTTTGAGCCTAGGTCGATGGCAGCCAAACGCTGCGGATCACCATGGTCAATGTCTTCCTTTATCGCAGTGCTAGGGAGTGAAATGTCCTTGGGCATGAGCTATCCTTCGTGTTGGCTATGCCAAGGTTGCGGCGCCCTATGACGATTGTCAATTGCCAAAGGCTTGCGTTTATCGCAGCCCTTGACTACCATCGAGCTACTGGCTTGATCCGAGCTAGCTTGTTAGCTTATTTAACACTTGTAGTAACCTAACAAGCACAGTAACTCGGTTATTCCAAGCAGTACGTACCTAGATGGCATCAGCCAGATGTCAAAGTCGTCAGATAACCCGCTGAAACAGCATTTTCTTTGCCGATCAGATTAACTAGTTTATTAGCACCCTCTCGCTAAGCAGTCATTGATGCCCTCATCTCTTATCCGGTATCTGATTTTTGACTGCCCAGCTTTCAGTATTCGAGCGTGTGCCTAGATGGGTTCTGAACGCATCACTCGGCGGAATAACCACGCCTCCTGTCTTATTCCCGGCGCTTGGCGCCCAGCTTTCATGAGCAACTTTCTAACACACCGATGAATCTCACTGAACTCAAGCAAAAACCCGTTCCCGAGCTGCTCGATATCGCCCGCGACATGGGGATCGACAACTTAGCCCGCTCGCGCAAGCAGGACATCATTTTCGCCATCCTCAAGAAGCACGCTAAAAGCGGTGAGGATATTTATGGCGATGGTGTGCTGGAAATCCTCCAGGATGGTTTTGGCTTCCTGCGCAGCGCCGACAGCTCCTACCTCGCCGGTCCGGACGATATCTACGTATCGCCGTCACAGATTCGTCGTTTCAATCTGCGTAAAGGCGACTCCATTTCCGGCAAAATTCGTCCGCCAAAAGAAGGTGAGCGCTACTTTGCGCTGCTCAAAGTTAGCCAGATTAACTTTGATCGTCCTGAAAACGCCAAGCATAAGATTCTCTTTGAGAACTTAACGCCGCTGTTTCCAGACGACCGCATGCGTATGGAAATCGGCAATGGCTCAACCGAAGACCTTACCGCTCGGATCATCGATCTGACTGCGCCGATCGGTAAAGGCCAACGTGGCCTGCTGGTGTCGCCGCCGAAAGCGGGTAAGACACTGATGCTGCAGAACATCGCGACATCGATTACGCGCAACAACCCAGAGTGTCATCTGATTGTCCTGCTGATCGATGAGCGCCCTGAGGAAGTGACCGAGATGTCGCGCACCGTGCGCGGTGAAGTCGTTGCCTCTACGTTTGATGAGCCACCGGCCCGCCACGTGCAGGTGGCCGAAATGGTCATCGAAAAGGCCAAGCGTCTGGTTGAGCACAAAAAGGACGTGGTGATTCTGCTTGATTCCATCACACGTTTGGCCCGTGCATACAACACTGTGGTACCTAGCTCCGGCAAAGTACTGACCGGTGGTGTAGATGCCCACGCGCTTGAGAAACCAAAGCGCTTCTTCGGTGCGGCGCGTAATATCGAAGAGGGCGGCAGCCTGACGATTATTGCCACTGCGCTTGTTGATACCGGTTCGAAAATGGACGAGGTCATCTTCGAGGAGTTCAAGGGTACCGGCAACATGGAAGCGCACCTTGACCGCAAGCTGGCGGAGAAGCGCGTATTCCCGGCGATCAACATTCGTCGCAGCGGCACACGCCGTGAAGACCTGCTGGCCTCTGAAGATGAGATGCAGCGCATGTGGATTCTGCGCAAGCTGCTCAACCCTATGGAAGACACAGCAGCAACAGAGTTCTTAATCGATCGTCTGAAAGATACCAAGACGAATCTGGAGTTCTTTGAAGCGATGAAGCGCCGTTAGGTGCGGCATTACGTTCAGGCACTAGCAGCTTAACGCCTGACAGCCAGGGCAAGTACCTTGAGGAGAGAGCCTTGAAGTACCACGACTTGCGCGATTTTATTGCGGCGCTTGAAGCGCAGGGTGAACTTAAGCGAATTAGCGCTGAGGTTGACCCTTACCTGGAAATTACTGAAATCTGCGACCGCACGCTGCGTGCCGGTGGCCCCGCACTGTTATTTGAGAATGTGAAGGGCCACGATATGCCGCTGTTAGGCAACCTGTTTGGTACGCCTAAACGGGTGGCGCTGGGGATGGGGCAGGATTCAGTAGAAGCGCTGCGTGAAGTGGGCAAACTGCTGGCGTTCCTAAAAGAGCCAGATCCGCCTAAAGGTTTGAAAGATGCCTGGGACAAGCTGCCGATCTTCAAACAAGTGCTAAGCATGGGGCCAAAGAGTGTTAAGCGTGCGCCTGTCCAGGATGTCGTGTATGAAGACGATGAGGTGGATCTCGGTCGCTTACCCATTCAGCACTGCTGGCCTGGCGATGCAGCACCGCTCGTTACTTGGCCGCTGGTGATCACCAAAGGTCCGCATAAAAAGCGTCAAAACTTGGGGATTTACCGCCAGCAGAAAATCGCCAAAAACCGCCTGATTATGCGTTGGCTATCCCATCGCGGTGGTGCCCTGGATTTTCTTGAGTTTCAAAAAGCCCATCCTGGCGAGCCGTTTCCGGTCGCCGTCGCGTTAGGTGCTGACCCGGCCACGATTTTGGGTGCCGTGACTCCCGTGCCCGATTCGCTCTCTGAATATGCCTTTGCCGGGCTACTGCGCGGCTCACGCACTGAACTGGTGAAATGTGGCCACGCGGACCTTGAAGTGCCAGCCTCTGCTGAGATTATTCTTGAAGGGTTTATTTACCCGGATGATATGGCACCAGAAGGACCGTTTGGCGATCATACCGGTTATTACAATGAGGTCGATCACTTCCCAGTGTTCACCGTGACGCGGATGACCATGCGCCGCGACGCTATTTATCACTCAACCTATACCGGCCGCCCACCCGACGAGCCTGCCATTCTAGGCGTTGCGCTTAACGAAGTGTTTGTGCCCATTCTGTGTAAGCAGTTTCCCGAAATTGTCGACTTCTACCTGCCGCCAGAAGGGTGCTCTTACCGTATGGCCGTGGTGACGATGAAAAAGCAGTACCCCGGGCATGCCAAGCGCGTGATGATGGGCGTTTGGAGCTTCTTACGTCAGTTTATGTACACCAAGTTTGTCATTGTGCTGGACGACGACGTGGATGCGCGTAACTGGGAAGATGTCATGTGGGCGATCACCACCCGGATGGACCCGGCTCGGGATACGGTCATGGTGGAAAACACCCCCATCGACTATCTCGATTTTGCGTCGCCTGTCTCGGGGCTAGGGTCCAAGATGGGGCTGGATGCGACCAATAAATGGCCTGGCGAAACCGACCGCGAATGGGGCACGCCGATTGTGATGGATGAAGCGGTGAAAACGCGGGTCGACGCGCGTTGGGATGAGTTGGGCATCGATATTCCGTTACCCGCATCTCGCCACAGCTAGTTCGGTGTCGCGGGCCAAACGACTTTCCACAAAGAGGCTTTAATGAGCGCAACGACGTTAACGTGCAAAACGCTAACCTGCCAAGTCACCGCCGTTGAGGATTTAAATCCTGACGTATTTGGAGTGACCGTTGAAGGGCGCGCTGAAGCCATGCAGCATGCACCAGGGCAGTATCTAGAGCTCAAGCTAGACGACGAAACGTGGGTGCCGTTTTCCATTGCCAGCGCCGACCGACGTGATGGCACCATTGAATTACATATTCAGCACTGGCCAGAACGCGATAATTCAGCGCGCTTGCGTGACCTGCTGCAAGTGGCCAACCAGCTAACAGTACGGCTGCCCAACGGCGAGTGTGTGTTGAGTTCGGAGGGTGAGCGCCCGCTGCTGCTGATTGCTGCTGGCACCGGTTTTGCTCAAATGAAAGCCATTATGGAAGCCGCCCTGCAGAGCCAGCCCGAGCGGCCTATCTCACTTTGGTGGGCAGCGCGTGAGCATCGCGATCTTTATGCTGAAAGCTTAGCGACTCAATGGGCGCAGCAACACGACAATGTGTCCTTTCAAGCAGTGACGGAATTTCCGCTAACTGAACCCCTCGCGCAGGGCGAGCGTATTTTTCATCATCAGGGCCGCGTAGATTTAGTGTTGGAGAGCGAGCTTGCCAATACGCCCATTACGCCCAGCGACTGTGATATTTACCTGTCGGGCTCGCCGGGCATGGTATACGCCTGTGTTGATGTGCTGGAGCGCCTTGGGGTCAGCAGTGAGCGAATGTTTTCAGATGTATTTGCCTACGCTCCGCGGCCTCAATAAAATGACCCACCACCCTACGCTATCTCTGTCTCGGTAAATTTCTACCTTAATAAATGGAGGCTTTATGGCCGATCATGACGACAACTTTAAAGATGAATCTGGTTTGCTTGCCATTGTGCTGGGCGTTGTAGTGCTGGTGAGTATGAGCGCACTACCTGCAACGATTGGCTGGGTACAAGCATTTAGCGGCTGATAGTTGCCATTTTGCGCATATGCAGGCAGGATTAAGCACTAGCCCTTTTGGCGAACTCATTAAACGAGAACACTGTTATGTATAACGCACCTTCTACACAGCGCCTTGCCGCCAAGCCGGAAACGGCCGTTAGCGCATATCCCGCTGTGCGTGTAAGTGCGTTTGCATTTGCTTATGCAGGTTATTGGTTTAGCCACGGTGTGCCCATGGCCGACCAGTAACGTCGCGCCAACAGGCACACCACCTTGGTTGCCTGCCGCATGCAAAGAAGCCTCGGTTGGTAACCCAACTGAGGCTTCTTTGGTTTCAAGCCTCTCAAAACGTCTACAGAACATTCATCAAGGAGCTGCACCATGTCTTACCGCGCACACGCTATCGCCCCTTCCATCGCCCTTTGCTATCTCGGCTATGGCTATGGCTGGCGATTTAGCGGCGCGCGGTCGGTGCAAGCTGCCACCTCCGACCGTGCCTGCTTGGGTGGCCCATTAGTCACAGGTAGTCATACGCGATGTCATACGCTTTCGGAGAGATAAACATGAATGCCCATGCCAGCCCTTTAAAGTCACCGCTGTCGCCATTAACAAATTCGCCGGTGGGGTCTTCCCAGCCACTGCCGCTGCCTACAGAGCTTCGCCGCCGTATAGGCGTTAGTGCGCCACTCAGTGAGCAAATTAACCAACAGCGCCTCGCCGTTCAGCGTGTACTGAATGGTCAAGACAATCGCCTCCTGGTTGTAGTGGGCCCGTGCTCTGTACATGATCCCGATGCAGCCCTTGAGTACGCCGACAGGTTAGCAGCACTGAGCGATGACATCAGTGAGCATATTCTGCCGGTCATGCGTGTTTATGTGGAAAAACCCCGTACCACTGTGGGATGGAAAGGGCTCGCTTATGACCCGGACTTAGACGGTAGCGGCGACATGTCGCGGGGTCTCGCACTCTCTCGAGAGTTAATGCACGCCGTCGCAGCACGGGGCCTGCCGGTGGCCACCGAGCTTTTGCAGCCTATGCTGGCACCTTACCTGGATGACCTGCTGAGCTGGGTCGCTATCGGAGCGCGAACGACCGAATCCCAGCTGCACCGAGAGCTGGCCAGCGATTTAAGCGCTGCCGTGGGGTTCAAAAATGCGACAAGCGGTGATGTGCAGGTAGCGATTGATGCCATGCAGGCAGCGGCCCACTCCCACCAGCGGTTTGCGATTGATAGCGAAGGTCGTCCAGTGATGCAGGAGACGGCTGGCAACCCTCATACTCACCTTGTACTGCGTGGCGGCCACGGCGAGCCGAATTACCAGGCCCACCATGTGCGCTCATCGGTCAATACCCTACAAAAAGCCGGTCAAAACCCGCGCTTGATGGTGGACTGCAGCCATGCCAATGCGCGTAAGGATCATCGCCGCCAAAGCGAGGTAATGCTGGATGTGCTTGCCCAGCGCAACGCGGGCGATGCCAACGTCGTCGCGTTGATGCTCGAAAGCTATCTACACGAAGGTAAACAGGCGCTTAAACCCAACAGTATGCGCTACGGGGTGTCGGTAACTGATGCCTGCGTGAGCTGGGAGACGACGGAGCGGCTGCTAAAAACCGCCGCTGAGCGAATGCGTTAGGCCGCGTTATTTGAGCATACGTGCTCACCATCCTCGATCGCCTCTTGTTTGCCCTGGCCAGCTCCGTATCATAAGAAGCTTCTATTGATAATGAGGTTGGCCATGGCTTTCACCCTTGAGCAGCACAGTCCCGATGCTTACCGTCGCAAAGCGCGTATGATCAGTATCGCGATGGCGGGTCAGCTAGTCGTGTTTGGTCTGCTGTTTTCGATGCTATTAGCCGCCACCTTTGGCGGCAGTTTCTGGATGAATGCCCTTGGCGTATTGCTCGGGTTGCTAGCCACTAGCGCGATGTTCGCGGTACTGCGTGACCGGCCCTGGATGACAGAAATGCGCTACGTCTGGCAGCTCAAACATCATCTTTCGCATATTAGTGGCTACCTAAAGCCCCTGCGTAAAGGGGTAGAGGAGAATAATCGTGTAGCGCTGGATATCGTGACTTTTTACCACCAGGGCATGACGCAGCTCGCTGAGTTAAATGGTCGTACTACCGACGATGATGCCGAGCGGCTGGCTGAAAAGATGCAGATAAAAATCAAGCGTGAAGAGTTAGGCCTGCCAGAGCAGGTTAATCGCTTTGACCCACAGGATTTGAGTGCTTTTAAACGCCGCTAGACGCTTGTTTAATGCCGTTAGGGTTATCCAACAGGGAGCATTGAGTCATGATCCACGCAAGAAAATCGCTCGTCGCCATGGCAATTATGACCACAACACTGGCTATCGCTGGCTGTGCCACGTCTACAACGGCGCCAAGTGAGTCTGCCAACATGACGGTAAACAGCAGTGCGCCTTTGCTGCCTGCCGCTCTATTCCCTGGTAGCGCCGAGAGGTTTGATGCCTGGGAGTGTCAACCTGCCAACCAGAACCTAGTAACCGCAGTGAACGATGACAATCTGCGTCTCTGGTCACTGCACGGCGCCTGGCGTTTACCTCAAGCCATTGTTGCCAGCGGTGCGCGCTACCAAGATGGTGTTATTAGTTTCTGGAACCGTGGCGATCAGGCGCAGGTAGAAACTCCACGCGGCCAGCTACAGTGCCAGCAAGGCTTAGCGCGCGAGGCGTCAACCCGTGCGGGTCACCCCGGCGTCATGTTTTTGGGGCGTGGTAATGAGCCAGGCTGGTCGATTGAGCTGGCCCATGACGAACCGGTAATGACCTGGACAACGGCTTACGGTACTGAAACGCACACCTTGCCCTATATGGTGAGCGTGATGGATAACGACGCGGGCCGTGTTGTGATTGAGAACGCCAATGCAGAGCGCTTTTTCCGCGTGCGTATCGAAGCTGGCGCCTGTTTTGATGACATGAAAGGCCAGCCTTATCCTGCCCGTGTGACACTGACGATAGATGGCCAGCAGTACAACGGCTGCGGCCAGGGCATCGCTCCGTAATCAATCGCTAACATTTTAGCAGTGGTAAAGGAAAGGAGCTGCGCGCCATTGAGGCTCAATAAAATCGCTAGCGCATAACGCCGTCACATTGCCTGTTGCTCTAGCCGCGAGCCTAGAAAGTGTTGTGAGCTGGAGCCCGCGTGAGGTGTCTAGCTCCTCGCTGATGTCGACGGGGCGCCAAAGCTCCCCATCCCGTGTTGCCAGGGTAAAACTGAAAGGGTGAAAACCCGGAAAACCGAGACGAATATCCGTCGCAACTAAGGTTTCCTGATTATCAATCCACTGCGTGTCATAACGTAGAAAGGGGCCAGTAAACCATGCTAACCGCTGTCCAAGCGGCCCTGCGAGCGCGCTCTTCTCAAGTGCGACATTACGCTTTATAGGCTCAAGCGTAGGGGAGCGCTGGCCATCAAAGACGCTGATTAGACTCTCAAAATAGCGATCGTCGTCAATCACGGTGGCACGCCACAAAGCAATATTAAACGGTGTTGGTTGAACCAATACGGGCGCCTCTTGCAAACCAGCGTCGGCTAATGCAGGCGCTA from Halomonas sp. 7T harbors:
- a CDS encoding DUF3087 domain-containing protein; this encodes MAFTLEQHSPDAYRRKARMISIAMAGQLVVFGLLFSMLLAATFGGSFWMNALGVLLGLLATSAMFAVLRDRPWMTEMRYVWQLKHHLSHISGYLKPLRKGVEENNRVALDIVTFYHQGMTQLAELNGRTTDDDAERLAEKMQIKIKREELGLPEQVNRFDPQDLSAFKRR
- a CDS encoding MliC family protein translates to MIHARKSLVAMAIMTTTLAIAGCATSTTAPSESANMTVNSSAPLLPAALFPGSAERFDAWECQPANQNLVTAVNDDNLRLWSLHGAWRLPQAIVASGARYQDGVISFWNRGDQAQVETPRGQLQCQQGLAREASTRAGHPGVMFLGRGNEPGWSIELAHDEPVMTWTTAYGTETHTLPYMVSVMDNDAGRVVIENANAERFFRVRIEAGACFDDMKGQPYPARVTLTIDGQQYNGCGQGIAP